One genomic window of Polyangium aurulentum includes the following:
- a CDS encoding tetratricopeptide repeat protein translates to MPTKKGLAIRIVLGLGLLAAALPAAPSSAHACGDVFVPEIDHRIQGLASAEKTLRDGSTVAAAQTIVRMFPEIRSINPGKDGMLGRAQRTLAVALVRADGAIDLDVTWRGRTAEQKKKNLTWAVQALERAKQQRPNDPSVETDLAEALAKVDDRHDEARRALQSLADRDLVASPQGYAALARLQQEAGDDKARDLAVQRCTAMAKDAAICKVGAQIPQS, encoded by the coding sequence ATGCCCACGAAGAAGGGTCTCGCGATTCGCATCGTCCTCGGCCTCGGGTTGCTCGCCGCAGCCCTCCCCGCCGCGCCGTCCTCGGCGCACGCCTGCGGCGATGTCTTCGTCCCGGAGATCGATCACCGCATCCAGGGCCTGGCGAGCGCGGAGAAGACCCTGCGCGACGGCAGCACGGTGGCCGCCGCGCAGACGATCGTGCGCATGTTCCCCGAGATCCGCAGCATCAACCCCGGCAAGGACGGCATGCTCGGACGCGCCCAGCGCACCCTCGCCGTGGCGCTCGTGCGGGCCGACGGCGCCATCGATCTCGACGTCACCTGGCGCGGCCGCACCGCCGAGCAGAAGAAGAAGAACCTCACCTGGGCCGTTCAGGCCCTCGAGCGCGCCAAGCAGCAGCGGCCGAACGATCCGTCGGTCGAGACAGACCTCGCCGAGGCCCTCGCCAAGGTCGACGACCGCCACGACGAGGCGCGCCGCGCCCTCCAGAGCCTCGCCGACCGCGACCTCGTCGCGAGCCCCCAGGGCTACGCCGCCCTCGCGCGCTTGCAGCAAGAGGCGGGCGACGACAAGGCCCGTGACCTCGCCGTCCAGCGCTGCACCGCGATGGCCAAGGACGCCGCCATCTGCAAGGTCGGCGCGCAGATCCCGCAGAGCTAG
- a CDS encoding serine/threonine protein kinase, whose amino-acid sequence MSGTSTDIPERLGRYEIIERLAAGGMGEVFVARSVAPGGFVKPVALKRIHPHLASDETFINMLHDEANVASSIHHPNIVGTIDVGSEGDNHYVVLDFVSGDPLTHLLRDVKRKGTVFPGWMAAWIGAQIGAALHAAHEAKNPEGEALEIIHRDVSLSNVLLSDAGQPMLFDFGVAKAKQRMVQTSHGELKGKLPYMAPETFRGEAVDRTVDVFSLGVVLYELLTGKSPFARDSDLETIMALQSAVIVPPSQVKGAGDADLDAVVLKAMCRTRAERYATAADVETALRAWARTSHAPHDASAAAAWIAETFPARCAAHKAVLARVASGTRPPASNPSPRQSFNTIPPGQLPPPSGPVTPAPFGMTPPPSGSVTPVPFGMMPPPSGSVTPVPFGMMPPPSGPVTPVPFGMTPLPPSAVSTGKHPASDVSIPGVASAHLQGAVLEPGEATPARDRASGARVAAVGAAIALTLGIAAFVALRSEPAEEPAAGSSPVAATASPAPVSTPSPVPVAPVAPVATATASSAKASAPQTAVPATSPRTPATTTTRGRGPLVRSYD is encoded by the coding sequence ATGTCCGGCACGTCCACCGACATCCCCGAGCGCCTCGGACGCTACGAGATCATCGAGCGCCTCGCCGCCGGCGGCATGGGCGAGGTCTTCGTCGCGCGGTCCGTCGCGCCGGGCGGTTTCGTCAAGCCTGTCGCGTTGAAGCGGATTCACCCGCACCTCGCGAGCGACGAGACCTTCATCAACATGCTCCACGACGAGGCCAACGTGGCCTCGTCGATCCATCACCCGAACATCGTCGGCACCATCGACGTCGGCTCCGAGGGCGACAACCACTACGTCGTCCTCGACTTCGTCAGCGGAGATCCGCTCACGCACCTGCTCCGCGACGTGAAGCGCAAAGGGACGGTGTTTCCGGGCTGGATGGCCGCGTGGATCGGCGCCCAGATCGGCGCCGCGCTGCACGCCGCCCACGAGGCGAAGAACCCCGAGGGCGAGGCGCTCGAGATCATCCACCGCGACGTCTCGCTCTCCAACGTGCTGCTGTCGGACGCCGGCCAGCCCATGCTCTTCGACTTCGGCGTGGCCAAGGCGAAGCAGCGCATGGTGCAGACCTCGCACGGCGAGCTGAAGGGCAAGCTGCCCTATATGGCCCCCGAGACGTTCCGCGGCGAGGCCGTCGATCGCACGGTCGACGTCTTCAGCCTCGGCGTCGTGCTCTACGAGCTTCTCACCGGCAAATCGCCCTTCGCGCGCGACTCGGACCTCGAGACGATCATGGCCCTGCAGAGCGCGGTCATCGTGCCCCCGAGCCAGGTGAAGGGCGCGGGCGACGCGGACCTCGACGCCGTCGTGCTCAAGGCCATGTGCCGCACGCGGGCCGAGCGCTACGCGACCGCGGCCGACGTCGAGACCGCCCTGCGCGCGTGGGCCCGCACGAGCCACGCCCCGCACGACGCCTCCGCGGCCGCCGCGTGGATCGCCGAGACCTTCCCCGCGCGGTGCGCCGCGCACAAGGCGGTGCTCGCGCGCGTCGCGAGCGGCACGCGCCCGCCTGCGTCGAACCCGAGCCCGCGCCAGAGCTTCAACACCATCCCGCCCGGACAACTGCCGCCGCCGTCGGGGCCGGTGACGCCCGCGCCTTTCGGCATGACGCCGCCGCCGTCGGGGTCGGTGACGCCCGTGCCTTTCGGCATGATGCCGCCGCCGTCGGGGTCGGTGACGCCCGTGCCTTTCGGCATGATGCCGCCGCCGTCGGGGCCCGTGACGCCCGTGCCCTTCGGCATGACGCCGCTTCCGCCCTCGGCGGTGAGCACCGGCAAGCACCCCGCCTCCGACGTGTCGATCCCCGGCGTCGCGAGCGCCCACCTTCAGGGCGCGGTGCTCGAGCCCGGCGAGGCCACCCCGGCGCGCGATCGTGCCAGCGGCGCGCGCGTCGCGGCCGTCGGGGCTGCGATCGCCTTGACGCTCGGCATCGCCGCCTTCGTGGCCCTTCGATCCGAACCGGCCGAGGAGCCCGCCGCGGGATCGAGCCCCGTCGCCGCGACGGCCTCGCCCGCGCCCGTGTCCACGCCCTCTCCGGTGCCCGTCGCGCCCGTCGCGCCCGTCGCCACGGCGACCGCTTCCTCCGCGAAGGCGAGCGCGCCGCAGACGGCGGTGCCTGCGACATCCCCCCGCACGCCCGCCACGACGACGACCCGTGGCCGCGGTCCGCTCGTGAGGAGCTACGACTGA
- a CDS encoding serine/threonine-protein kinase PknK, translating into MESARPPLPASIGAYRVTGILGSGGMGVVYRAEHESTGAPVALKTVRVPSKIQVSSIRREILALGRLRHPGIARIVDEGVYEGLPWYAMELLEGHTLRSHLVRVFERTGGGLQSTVRTVRISRTLPEPEEGPRSVIGMPAVFSLRRVSHLLAIVRGLCAPLAYLHGEGLVHRDLKPDNVLVRPNGQPVLVDFGIAASFSGARGREELGAGERALGSVRYMSPEQINGGLVDARADLYALGCVLYECLTGRTPFTGTMEGAILYRHLHQPPRPPSAHVAGVPPELEQLALKLLEKRPEERIGHATDVAEALAVLGIKAVEPEGAPPPRAYLYRPALAGRTEVVQELATAIDRAAAGVGSLVFLGGESGVGKTRIAMEMALLAETRGMHVMSGQCAIIGGAGEGGAAAAPLHPFRQILLAVADRCRERGAAEVERLLGAGGKVLSFFEPTLGELPIVRDAPDPPALPPDAARRRVFDALAHTLGALAMEKPLLLLLDDLQWGDELSLGFLREIGARDPVPGLFVLGTYRMEEMSPALGQVVHASRAQNVAVGRLDRASVRAMVAGMLALGEPPMNLVGFLAERSDGNPFFVAEYLRAAIAEGLLGRDHVGRWQLRGESGDDEDRVPASLTLPGTLAELIERRLGKLGDVDRALVDRAAVLGREFDAALLGATAALEEHVLLQALEELRVRQVIEEHKPGRMRFVHDKLREIALTNISPERRVELHRDAALALEARAADLPDAFPDLGHHFAEAGLLDRASLYFGRAADRARAAWANVEAIGFYRAALRALSGAGSSPHAPPPARLYEGLGDVLALSGRQEEARGAFEDALAHVAEPQRLMRARLHRKIGKTWEWHHKHAEAIAAYTAAEHALGPAVPPGESSEAFWDEWLQIRLDQIAVHYWVDEAVGVDILLRRVRPIMAWDGNRRRRAHVLRAILELNVRLERYLASAETVQYARSYLQATRALGNPVEAATARFVLAGFLLFHGALEEAAREMAGALEEAERLGYLAMQARCLAYSTLIQRRRRSIEGTRRFAERTLAIAEAARIREYVGTARANLGWVAFCEGRNDECVRECHAAFALWEATGAVYQFQWTARLPLAAVALSRGNVSEAAKHASLCFGSAQQRLPAPLADALTEALTGEELSAEDLKRALDLALELGYL; encoded by the coding sequence ATGGAGAGCGCGCGTCCGCCCCTGCCAGCCTCCATCGGCGCCTACCGCGTCACGGGCATCCTCGGAAGCGGTGGCATGGGCGTCGTCTACCGTGCCGAGCACGAGAGCACCGGCGCGCCCGTCGCGCTGAAGACCGTCCGCGTCCCGTCGAAGATCCAGGTCAGCAGCATCCGGCGCGAGATCCTGGCGCTCGGGCGCCTGCGCCACCCGGGCATCGCGCGCATCGTCGACGAGGGCGTCTACGAAGGCCTGCCCTGGTACGCGATGGAGCTGCTCGAAGGGCACACGCTCCGCAGCCACCTCGTACGCGTCTTCGAGCGGACCGGCGGCGGCTTGCAGTCGACGGTGCGCACGGTGCGCATCTCACGCACCCTGCCCGAGCCCGAAGAGGGGCCGCGCTCGGTGATCGGCATGCCCGCGGTCTTCTCGCTGCGGCGCGTCTCGCACCTGCTCGCGATCGTGCGAGGCCTGTGCGCGCCTCTCGCCTACCTGCACGGCGAAGGCCTCGTTCACCGCGATCTGAAGCCCGACAACGTGCTCGTGCGGCCGAACGGCCAGCCGGTGCTCGTCGACTTCGGCATCGCCGCGTCGTTCAGCGGCGCGCGCGGACGCGAGGAGCTGGGCGCCGGCGAGCGCGCCCTCGGCAGCGTCCGCTACATGTCCCCCGAGCAGATCAACGGCGGCCTCGTCGACGCGCGCGCGGACCTCTACGCGCTCGGGTGCGTGCTCTACGAGTGTCTCACGGGGCGCACCCCGTTCACCGGCACGATGGAGGGCGCGATCCTCTACCGCCACCTGCACCAGCCGCCGCGCCCGCCGTCGGCGCACGTCGCGGGGGTGCCGCCCGAGCTCGAGCAGCTCGCGCTGAAGCTCCTCGAGAAGCGCCCCGAGGAGCGGATCGGCCACGCGACCGACGTGGCCGAGGCGCTCGCCGTGCTCGGCATCAAGGCCGTCGAGCCCGAAGGCGCGCCTCCGCCGCGCGCGTACCTGTACAGGCCAGCGCTCGCAGGGCGCACCGAGGTCGTGCAGGAGCTGGCGACGGCGATCGATCGCGCGGCCGCGGGCGTCGGCAGCCTCGTGTTCCTCGGCGGCGAGAGCGGGGTCGGCAAGACGCGCATCGCGATGGAGATGGCGCTGCTCGCCGAGACGCGCGGCATGCACGTGATGTCGGGCCAGTGCGCGATCATCGGCGGCGCGGGCGAGGGCGGCGCCGCGGCGGCCCCGCTGCACCCGTTCCGGCAGATCTTGCTCGCGGTCGCCGATCGCTGTCGTGAGCGCGGGGCGGCGGAGGTCGAGCGCCTCCTCGGCGCAGGCGGCAAGGTGCTGTCGTTCTTCGAGCCGACGCTGGGCGAGCTGCCGATCGTGCGCGACGCCCCCGACCCCCCGGCCTTGCCGCCCGACGCGGCGCGGCGGCGCGTGTTCGACGCGCTCGCGCACACGCTCGGCGCGCTCGCGATGGAGAAGCCGCTGCTGCTCCTGCTCGACGATCTGCAGTGGGGCGACGAGCTGTCGCTCGGCTTCCTGCGCGAGATCGGCGCGCGCGATCCGGTGCCGGGGCTGTTCGTGCTGGGCACCTACCGCATGGAGGAGATGTCGCCGGCGCTCGGGCAGGTCGTGCACGCGTCGCGGGCGCAGAACGTGGCCGTCGGGAGGCTCGATCGCGCGAGCGTGCGGGCGATGGTGGCGGGCATGCTGGCGCTCGGCGAGCCGCCGATGAACCTCGTCGGCTTCCTGGCCGAGCGCTCCGACGGCAACCCGTTCTTCGTGGCCGAGTACCTGCGCGCGGCGATCGCCGAGGGGCTGCTCGGGCGCGATCACGTCGGGCGCTGGCAGCTCCGCGGCGAGAGCGGCGACGACGAGGATCGCGTGCCCGCGTCGTTGACCCTGCCCGGCACGCTCGCAGAGCTCATCGAGCGGCGCCTCGGCAAGCTCGGGGACGTGGATCGGGCGCTCGTCGATCGAGCGGCGGTGCTCGGGCGCGAGTTCGACGCGGCGCTGCTCGGGGCGACCGCCGCGCTCGAGGAGCACGTGCTGCTGCAAGCGCTCGAGGAGCTGCGCGTCCGGCAGGTGATCGAGGAGCACAAGCCGGGGCGCATGCGCTTCGTGCACGACAAGCTGCGCGAGATCGCCCTGACGAACATCTCCCCCGAGCGGCGCGTGGAGCTGCACCGCGACGCCGCGCTCGCGCTCGAGGCGCGCGCGGCAGACCTTCCCGACGCGTTCCCGGATCTCGGCCACCACTTCGCCGAAGCGGGGCTGCTCGATCGGGCGAGCCTGTACTTCGGACGCGCGGCCGATCGCGCGCGCGCGGCGTGGGCGAACGTGGAGGCGATCGGGTTCTACCGGGCCGCCCTGCGCGCGCTCTCTGGCGCAGGGAGCTCGCCGCACGCGCCTCCGCCGGCGCGCCTGTACGAGGGGCTCGGCGACGTGCTCGCGCTCTCGGGTCGGCAGGAGGAGGCGCGGGGCGCGTTCGAGGACGCGCTCGCGCACGTGGCCGAGCCGCAGCGGCTCATGCGGGCGCGGCTGCACCGCAAGATCGGCAAGACCTGGGAGTGGCACCACAAGCACGCGGAGGCGATCGCCGCCTACACCGCCGCCGAGCACGCGCTCGGGCCCGCGGTGCCGCCCGGCGAGAGCTCCGAGGCGTTCTGGGACGAGTGGCTCCAGATCCGGCTCGATCAGATCGCGGTGCACTACTGGGTGGACGAGGCCGTCGGGGTCGACATCCTGCTGCGCCGCGTGCGCCCGATCATGGCGTGGGACGGCAACCGCAGGCGGCGGGCGCACGTGCTACGGGCGATCCTCGAGCTCAACGTGCGCCTCGAGCGCTACCTCGCGTCGGCGGAGACGGTGCAGTACGCGCGCTCCTACTTGCAGGCGACGCGCGCGCTCGGCAACCCCGTCGAGGCGGCCACCGCGCGCTTCGTCCTCGCGGGCTTCCTCCTCTTCCACGGCGCGCTCGAAGAGGCGGCGCGCGAGATGGCGGGCGCGCTCGAAGAGGCCGAGCGGCTCGGCTACCTCGCGATGCAGGCGCGCTGCCTCGCCTACTCGACGCTCATCCAGAGGCGGCGGCGCTCGATCGAGGGGACGCGCCGCTTCGCCGAGCGCACGCTGGCGATCGCGGAGGCGGCGCGCATCCGCGAGTACGTGGGCACGGCGCGGGCGAACCTCGGCTGGGTGGCGTTCTGCGAGGGCCGCAACGACGAGTGCGTGCGCGAGTGTCACGCGGCGTTCGCGCTGTGGGAGGCGACGGGGGCGGTCTACCAGTTCCAGTGGACGGCGCGCTTGCCGCTCGCGGCCGTCGCGCTCTCGCGGGGCAACGTCTCCGAGGCGGCCAAGCACGCGTCGCTCTGCTTCGGGTCAGCGCAGCAGAGGCTCCCGGCGCCGCTCGCCGACGCGCTCACGGAGGCGCTCACGGGCGAGGAGCTCTCGGCCGAGGACCTGAAGCGCGCCCTCGATCTCGCGCTCGAGCTCGGTTATCTTTAA
- a CDS encoding SUMF1/EgtB/PvdO family nonheme iron enzyme, whose translation MRIVFPVAASFVLAVACSAAAPEPTTQTSAPPAPPAPAAPPASVTPTAPPPPQASAEAPEAAPPPGAVPAAPASGPAACPENMKLVEGDYCTEVEHKCKKSWFDKSNKKTICEEFEPTATCVGKKVKKRYCIDTYEWPNKKGERPEVMNRFHQAQIKCAAVGKRMCTESEWTLACEGPEMKPYPYGYIRDATKCNGDHPWDDPKMKEVAKRDPDELARLWKGVRSGSQSQCISDYGVADMPANTDEVVANEQPESSHRAKFDSVHTGGPWYKGVRNQCRPKIYTHDEDFYYYFLSFRCCAEPDGKPTDPRTPRQIKEGWTIQKVEKRAGFTVADMQQKLELKKQAKCTCAAGDILCKTMCGTLLGPGAVDATH comes from the coding sequence ATGCGGATCGTTTTTCCCGTCGCAGCCTCGTTTGTCCTCGCGGTCGCCTGCTCGGCAGCAGCGCCCGAGCCCACGACGCAGACCTCCGCGCCCCCGGCGCCCCCCGCGCCCGCGGCTCCTCCCGCTTCCGTCACGCCCACGGCTCCTCCGCCGCCCCAGGCGAGCGCCGAGGCACCGGAAGCCGCGCCGCCCCCTGGCGCCGTCCCCGCAGCCCCCGCCTCCGGACCCGCGGCTTGCCCCGAGAACATGAAGCTCGTCGAGGGCGACTACTGCACCGAGGTCGAGCACAAGTGCAAAAAGAGCTGGTTCGATAAGTCGAACAAGAAGACGATCTGCGAGGAGTTCGAGCCCACCGCCACGTGCGTCGGCAAGAAGGTGAAGAAGCGTTACTGCATCGACACCTACGAGTGGCCGAACAAGAAGGGCGAGCGCCCCGAGGTGATGAACCGCTTCCACCAGGCGCAGATCAAGTGCGCCGCCGTGGGCAAGCGCATGTGCACCGAGAGCGAGTGGACGCTCGCCTGCGAAGGCCCCGAGATGAAGCCTTATCCTTACGGCTACATCCGCGACGCGACGAAATGCAACGGCGACCATCCCTGGGACGACCCCAAGATGAAGGAGGTCGCCAAGCGCGATCCCGACGAGCTCGCGCGCCTCTGGAAGGGCGTGCGCAGCGGATCGCAGTCGCAATGCATCAGCGATTACGGCGTCGCCGACATGCCCGCCAACACCGACGAGGTCGTGGCGAACGAGCAGCCTGAGAGCAGCCACCGCGCCAAGTTCGACAGCGTCCACACCGGCGGCCCCTGGTACAAAGGCGTGCGCAACCAGTGCCGCCCGAAGATTTACACCCACGACGAGGATTTTTATTACTACTTCCTGAGCTTCCGCTGCTGCGCCGAGCCCGACGGCAAACCGACCGACCCGCGCACCCCGCGCCAGATCAAAGAGGGGTGGACGATCCAGAAGGTCGAAAAGCGCGCGGGTTTCACCGTCGCCGACATGCAGCAGAAGCTCGAGCTCAAAAAGCAGGCCAAGTGCACCTGCGCCGCTGGGGACATCCTCTGCAAGACCATGTGCGGCACGCTGCTCGGGCCGGGCGCGGTCGACGCCACCCACTGA
- a CDS encoding phytanoyl-CoA dioxygenase family protein, whose protein sequence is MTTTIETSTASSAAGSAALPPMNRCIQMPSFELGERLTPEQTEFLDTFGFIRFRQFLPRAEVKKLVEEVEEIDARLVAEGRTTINGVPLIMGKRKDGRGFIQRMCFASLFGERLHRFLQDPRFNAILAIAGPGYRIGERERDGLVINHYRREEGSAYKRLGWHTDSLRDLFYLEMPRRYLNVGFYLDDSPIEKGGVRLIPFSHNQGLWPMLTRKAHFLDTDGDPGEYALVAEAGDLTIHDGRIWHRVAEASATGDASQRRVMYVPLMEGPLKPKDESSPTPLYFRLRRFARF, encoded by the coding sequence GTGACGACGACGATCGAGACCTCCACGGCGAGCTCTGCCGCGGGCTCCGCGGCGCTGCCGCCGATGAACCGCTGCATCCAGATGCCGAGCTTCGAGCTCGGCGAGCGCCTGACGCCCGAGCAGACCGAGTTCCTCGACACGTTCGGCTTCATCCGCTTCCGGCAATTCCTCCCCCGCGCCGAGGTGAAGAAGCTCGTCGAGGAGGTCGAGGAGATCGACGCCCGCCTCGTCGCCGAGGGCCGCACCACGATCAACGGCGTCCCGCTCATCATGGGCAAGCGCAAGGACGGCCGCGGCTTCATCCAGCGCATGTGCTTCGCCTCGCTCTTCGGCGAGCGCCTGCACCGCTTCCTGCAAGACCCGCGCTTCAACGCGATCCTCGCCATCGCCGGCCCCGGCTACCGCATCGGCGAGCGCGAGCGCGACGGGCTGGTGATCAACCATTACCGCCGCGAAGAGGGCTCGGCCTACAAACGCCTCGGCTGGCACACCGACAGCCTGCGCGACCTCTTCTACCTCGAAATGCCCCGCCGCTACCTGAACGTCGGGTTTTACCTGGACGATTCGCCCATCGAGAAGGGCGGCGTGCGCCTCATCCCGTTCTCCCACAACCAGGGCCTGTGGCCCATGCTCACCCGCAAGGCGCACTTCCTCGACACCGATGGAGATCCGGGCGAGTACGCCCTCGTCGCCGAGGCGGGCGACCTGACCATCCACGACGGCCGCATCTGGCACCGCGTCGCCGAGGCGAGCGCCACGGGCGACGCGAGCCAGCGACGCGTCATGTACGTGCCGCTCATGGAAGGACCCCTCAAGCCCAAGGACGAGTCCAGCCCCACCCCGCTCTACTTCCGCCTGCGCCGTTTCGCGCGGTTCTGA
- a CDS encoding c-type cytochrome, giving the protein MIRALVLACMLVLFLGCHRDERETPPGPASSAVGTTPVAVAPRGDPEHGKALFAQFECNRCHTGPELDDTPLDKHCVRCHQQIHAGTYRASATTLAKWQKTIVHFRDVPALTSVGERLQGEWIARFLLNPVDLRPHMETTMPRLALSPDEARDIAAYLTKNAPAAPPVSLEGASAAKGWEVFDAKGCRQCHQFTGAPAARVEPLVKPDPHTPAAALAPDLRWARERVGAAELVRWISDPQAVKPGTLMPKLDLTPEEVKNVAAFILQSELAQPPQKPVPARLPVLARRVSYDEVSRRVFRNTCWHCHAEPDYAIGDGGPGNTGGFGFKPRGLNLAEYDGINAGYIDDKGERRSIFSAMPDGTPRLVAALVARQREEAGQADPALRGMPLGLPALSAEDVQIVETWIAQGRPQ; this is encoded by the coding sequence TTGATTCGCGCGCTCGTCCTCGCCTGCATGCTCGTGCTCTTCCTCGGCTGCCACAGAGACGAGCGCGAAACGCCGCCCGGCCCCGCGTCGAGCGCCGTGGGCACGACGCCCGTCGCCGTGGCTCCCCGCGGCGACCCCGAGCACGGCAAGGCCCTCTTCGCGCAGTTCGAGTGCAACCGCTGCCACACCGGCCCGGAGCTCGACGACACGCCCCTCGACAAGCACTGCGTCCGCTGCCACCAGCAGATCCACGCGGGCACCTATCGCGCTTCGGCCACCACGCTCGCGAAGTGGCAGAAGACCATCGTCCACTTCCGCGACGTGCCCGCGTTGACGAGCGTCGGCGAGCGGCTGCAAGGCGAGTGGATCGCGCGGTTTCTCCTGAACCCGGTCGATCTGCGCCCGCACATGGAGACGACGATGCCGCGCCTCGCCCTGTCGCCCGACGAGGCGCGGGACATCGCCGCATACCTCACGAAGAACGCGCCCGCCGCGCCGCCCGTCTCGCTCGAGGGCGCGAGCGCGGCCAAGGGCTGGGAGGTCTTCGACGCCAAGGGCTGCCGTCAGTGTCACCAGTTCACGGGCGCGCCCGCCGCGCGCGTCGAGCCGCTCGTCAAACCCGACCCGCACACGCCCGCCGCAGCCCTCGCCCCTGATCTGCGCTGGGCCCGCGAGCGCGTCGGGGCCGCCGAGCTGGTGCGCTGGATCAGCGACCCGCAGGCCGTCAAGCCGGGCACGCTCATGCCGAAGCTCGATCTGACGCCCGAGGAGGTGAAGAACGTGGCGGCGTTCATCCTCCAGTCCGAGCTCGCGCAGCCCCCGCAAAAGCCCGTGCCCGCGCGCCTGCCCGTGCTCGCGCGCCGCGTGAGCTACGACGAGGTCAGCCGCCGCGTCTTTCGCAACACGTGCTGGCATTGCCACGCCGAGCCCGATTACGCGATCGGCGACGGCGGACCCGGCAACACGGGCGGCTTCGGGTTCAAGCCCCGCGGCCTGAACCTCGCCGAGTACGACGGCATCAACGCCGGCTACATCGACGACAAGGGCGAGCGCAGGAGCATCTTCTCGGCCATGCCCGACGGCACCCCGCGCCTCGTCGCCGCCCTCGTCGCCCGCCAGCGCGAGGAGGCAGGCCAGGCCGATCCCGCCCTCCGCGGCATGCCCCTCGGCCTGCCCGCGCTCTCGGCCGAGGACGTCCAGATCGTCGAGACCTGGATCGCCCAGGGAAGGCCTCAGTGA
- a CDS encoding tetratricopeptide repeat protein yields the protein MIGRKTVLFAALLACSLGTESALAQPKKSSPEEKQARALFDEGITLSDDGKWAEALEAFQKSDALVHSASARFNIAATQRALGRYVEAKRTLEKIIADSDSNTQPLKPGLRKDVDRLLGEVQAKVVHVRLSKSPTDAEVQIDGTPTEPGPDGRVELDPGKHVFVISANGHQTATVTKVLEGDTDVALTAPKVAVAPPPPPPDPLYKRGWFWGVVGGAVAVGAAVAVTVVATRSDGPVVPGNSTSLVIPVGVRF from the coding sequence ATGATCGGTCGGAAGACGGTCCTCTTCGCCGCCCTGCTCGCCTGCTCTCTCGGCACGGAGAGCGCCCTCGCGCAGCCCAAGAAGAGCTCGCCCGAGGAGAAACAGGCGCGCGCCCTCTTCGACGAGGGCATCACGCTCAGCGACGACGGCAAGTGGGCCGAGGCGCTCGAGGCCTTCCAAAAGTCCGACGCGCTCGTCCACTCGGCCTCCGCGCGCTTCAACATCGCGGCCACGCAGCGCGCGCTCGGCCGTTACGTCGAGGCCAAGCGCACGCTCGAGAAGATCATCGCCGACAGCGACAGCAACACGCAGCCGCTCAAGCCCGGGCTGCGCAAGGACGTCGACAGGCTCCTCGGCGAGGTCCAGGCCAAGGTCGTCCACGTGCGCCTGAGCAAGAGCCCGACCGACGCCGAGGTGCAGATCGACGGCACGCCGACCGAGCCCGGCCCCGACGGTCGCGTCGAGCTCGATCCGGGCAAGCACGTCTTCGTGATCAGCGCGAACGGGCATCAGACGGCCACGGTCACCAAGGTGCTCGAGGGCGACACCGACGTCGCGCTCACGGCGCCGAAGGTGGCCGTCGCGCCGCCGCCTCCGCCGCCCGATCCGCTCTACAAGCGCGGGTGGTTCTGGGGCGTGGTGGGCGGCGCCGTCGCCGTGGGGGCCGCGGTCGCGGTGACCGTGGTCGCGACGCGCTCGGACGGGCCCGTGGTGCCAGGCAACTCGACGAGCCTCGTGATCCCGGTCGGCGTGAGGTTCTAG